Genomic segment of Acidobacteriota bacterium:
GGCGCGATGCCCTTCTTGGTGAAGGTGAGCGTGTTCATCGCCTCTTCGACGCGGCGTCCCTTGATCAGTTCCAGGACGAGGCGCGCCTTCTGCGGCGAGACTCGCACGTACCGGGCTTCAGCTCTGAATTCCATATGTCTCTATCCTTATCCCTTCGCCGGCGGCGCTGCCGGTGTGCTGCCCGCTGCCGGAACGATCGCGCCCGGACCACCGATAGCTCCGGGACGGCCCGGCACCGCGGCGGTAGCCGCTTCGGTCGCGGCCTTCATCGAGTGTCCCTTGAATTGGCGCGTGGGCGAGAACTCGCCCAGCTTGTGTCCCACCATGTTCTCGGTGATGTATACCGGGATGAACTTCTTGCCGTTGTGCACCGCGATGGTGTGTCCCACCATCTCGGGGGAGATGGTCGAGCGGCGCGACCACGTGCGCACGACTTTCTTGTCGTTGCGCTGGTTCATGCCGTCGATCTTCTTCAACAGGTGCCCGTCGATGAACGGGCCTTTCTTTAAGCTGCGCGCCATTATTTACTCCTGCGCTGGACGATGAACTTGTCGGTGCGCTTGTTGTTGCGTGTCTTGTAGCCGCGAGTGGGTTGTCCCCAGGGCGTGACCGGATGGCGGCCGCCGGAGGTCTTGCCTTCACCGCCACCGTGCGGATGGTCGACCGGATTCATGACCACGCCGCGATTGACCGGCTTGAAGCCGAGCCAGCGATTGCGTCCCGCCTTGCCGATGGAGATGTTCTCGTGATCGAGGTTGCCGACCTGACCGACGGTCGCCATGCAATCGACCATCACCTTGCGCGTCTCGCCGGAAGGCAGCTTGATGAGCGCCCAGTCGCCTTCTTTCGCGACCAGCTGCGCCTGTCCCCCGGCGGAGCGCACCATCTGCGCGCCCTTGCCGGGCTTGAGCTCGATGTTGTGCACCGTGGTGCCGGAAGGGATGTTCTTCAACGGCAGCGCGTTGCCGACCAGGATGTCGGCCTCGGGGCCGCTCATCAGTTTCTGCCCAACCTGCAAGCCGACCGGCTGCAGGATGTAACGCTTCTCGCCATCCGCGTAGCTGAGCAGCGCGATGCGTGCCGAGCGGTTGGGATCGTACTCCACCGAGATCACCGTGGCCGGGATGCCGGTCTTGTCCCGCTTGAAGTCGATGGCGCGCAGCTTGCGCTTATGTCCGCCACCACGGTGCCAAAGCGTGATGTCGCCCGCATTGCGGCGTCCACCGGAGCGCTTCTTGGGCGAGACCAGGGGCTTGTGCGGCTTGTTCGTCGTGATGTCGTCGTTGACGATCGTCGTCCGATAGCGGATCGACGGCGTGTACGGTCGGTAAGTTCTGATTGCCATATAGAATCGCTTTTAGCCATTGGCTCTTGGCCGTTGGCCTGTTCCTTTCACTCCTGCTCCTGGCCAAAAGCCAAGAGCCAAGAGCTGCCTCGCTGCCTCTCCTACATGTTCTGCGCGTACTCCGGCATCTTTTCGCCGGCCTTCAACCGCACGTACGCCTTTTTCCAGTCCGCGCGATAGCCGGCAAACTTGCCCCGGCGCCGCTCCTTACCGGGATAATTCGCGGTGCGCACCGAGCTGACCTTCACTTTGAAGATCTGCTGCACCGCTTCCTTCACTTCCGTCTTGGTGGCCTGCGCGGCCACCTCGAACACCAGCGTGCCTTCCGCCTCTTTCGCGCCCAGGCCCTTCTCGGTGATGACCGGACGGCGGATGATCTGATATGCCGACTTCATTACGCGACCTCCTGCTTGCGCCGCGGCGCGGTCGCCTTCAGCGTGTCTTGCAGCTTCTCCAGCGCTGCGCGCGAGAACACGGCGCTGTCGTAGCGCAGCAGGTGATACGGATGCACCTGCTTGCTGGCGACCATCTCCACGCCCGCCAGGTTGCGGGCGCTGCGATGGAGGTTCGCGTTCTGGCTGGCGTTGCCCTCCGCTTCGACTACCAGCGCGGTCTTGCCGACGTTGAGCTTGTCGAGCGCTCCGCGGAAAGCTTTCGTCTTCGCGTCTTTCATCTCGAAGCTCTCGACCACGATGAGCTTGCCATCGGTCAGCTTCGCGGCCAGCGCCGAGCGCAGCGCGCCCAACAGTTTCTTCCGCGGGAACTGATAGTCGTAGGAGCGCGGTTGCGGCCCGTGGACAGTGCCGCCATGCCGCCAGAGCGGCGAGCGGATGGAGCCCACGCGGGCGCGTCCGGTACCCTTTTGCCGCCACAGCTTGCGGCCCGCGCCCGACACCAGCTTCTTGTTCTTGGTGGCGTGCGTGCCCGCACGATGCGCGGCGCGATAATGGATGACCGCTTCGTAAAGAAGGTCTTCGTTGACCGCGCCGAATACCTCATCAGCGAGCTCGAGCGAGCCGACCTTCTTGCCTTCGAGATTCTGTATATCGATCTTTGCCATGTTATTTCTTCGCCTTACCAGCCGCAGCTTTCTTCGCGGCCTTCAACGGATCGATGGTGGTGGCGCCGGCGAATCCCCGCCGCTCTCTCGGCGGCTTCTTGGCGCGAGTGATGACGACGTACGCGCCCTTGTATCCCGGGACCGCGCCCTCCACGAACAACAGGTTCTCTTCGAGGTCGATGCCGCGGATCTTCAGGTTGCGCACCGTGACCGAGGCATCGCCCATGTGTCCCGACATGCGCTGGTTCGGAAAGACGCGCGACGGGAACGACGACGCGCCGATCGACCCTTGC
This window contains:
- the rplD gene encoding 50S ribosomal protein L4; the encoded protein is MAKIDIQNLEGKKVGSLELADEVFGAVNEDLLYEAVIHYRAAHRAGTHATKNKKLVSGAGRKLWRQKGTGRARVGSIRSPLWRHGGTVHGPQPRSYDYQFPRKKLLGALRSALAAKLTDGKLIVVESFEMKDAKTKAFRGALDKLNVGKTALVVEAEGNASQNANLHRSARNLAGVEMVASKQVHPYHLLRYDSAVFSRAALEKLQDTLKATAPRRKQEVA
- the rplB gene encoding 50S ribosomal protein L2, translating into MAIRTYRPYTPSIRYRTTIVNDDITTNKPHKPLVSPKKRSGGRRNAGDITLWHRGGGHKRKLRAIDFKRDKTGIPATVISVEYDPNRSARIALLSYADGEKRYILQPVGLQVGQKLMSGPEADILVGNALPLKNIPSGTTVHNIELKPGKGAQMVRSAGGQAQLVAKEGDWALIKLPSGETRKVMVDCMATVGQVGNLDHENISIGKAGRNRWLGFKPVNRGVVMNPVDHPHGGGEGKTSGGRHPVTPWGQPTRGYKTRNNKRTDKFIVQRRSK
- a CDS encoding 50S ribosomal protein L23, translated to MKSAYQIIRRPVITEKGLGAKEAEGTLVFEVAAQATKTEVKEAVQQIFKVKVSSVRTANYPGKERRRGKFAGYRADWKKAYVRLKAGEKMPEYAQNM